In Phragmites australis chromosome 16, lpPhrAust1.1, whole genome shotgun sequence, one DNA window encodes the following:
- the LOC133895298 gene encoding CBL-interacting protein kinase 6-like, translated as MGEGEGNEKGVLQGRYELGRVLGHGNFGRVHAARDLRTGRSVAVKVLAKGKVMRSGMMEQIKREIAVMKRVSHPNIVELHEVMATRSKIYLALELVRGGELFAHIVRTGRVREDVAHRYFRQLISAVDFCHARGVYHRDLKPENLLIDEAGNLKVVDFGLSALADHARSDGLLHTLCGTPGYAAPEVFRNKGYDGAKADIWSCGVILYVLLAGSLPFPDDNIAKMFSKMNRGDYRCPPWLSTEARRLIPRLLDPNPDTRITVSQLVETPWFNKSSIARPIKAAEPPVEPVVAAKDGGDKDEPETLNAFHLISQSAGFDLSPLFEGDSARGPREGGMRFATREPASSVVSRLEELAARGGGRMRVTKSGARGVRLEGAERSGPKGRLAVAAEIFSVAPSVLVVDVKKDGGDTLEYRSFCSEELRPALKDIVWAADPKPAAAVV; from the coding sequence ATGGGGGAGGGCGAGGGGAACGAGAAGGGGGTGCTGCAGGGGAGGTACGAGCTAGGGCGGGTGCTGGGGCACGGTAACTTCGGGCGGGTGCACGCGGCGCGGGACCTGAGGACGGGGCGGAGCGTGGCGGTGAAGGTGCTGGCCAAGGGCAAAGTGATGCGTTCCGGGATGATGGAGCAGATCAAGCGGGAAATCGCCGTCATGAAACGGGTGTCCCACCCCAACATCGTCGAGCTCCACGAGGTGATGGCCACGCGATCCAAGATCTACCTCGCGCTCGAGCTCGTCCGCGGCGGGGAGCTCTTCGCGCACATCGTGCGGACCGGGCGCGTCCGGGAGGACGTCGCGCACCGGTACTTTCGGCAGCTCATCTCCGCCGTGgatttctgccacgcgcggggCGTGTACCACCGTGACCTCAAGCCGGAGAACCTGCTCATCGACGAGGCCGGGAACCTCAAGGTGGTCGACTTCGGCCTCAGCGCACTCGCCGACCACGCGCGCAGCGACGGGCTCCTCCACACCCTCTGCGGCACGCCGGGCTACGCCGCGCCGGAGGTGTTCCGGAACAAGGGCTACGACGGCGCCAAGGCCGACATCTGGTCATGCGGCGTCATCCTCTACGTGCTCCTCGCCGGGTCACTCCCCTTCCCGGACGACAACATCGCTAAAATGTTCAGTAAGATGAACCGCGGAGACTACCGGTGCCCGCCGTGGCTCTCAACGGAGGCGCGCAGGCTCATCCCCAGGCTCCTCGACCCCAACCCCGACACCCGCATCACCGTCTCCCAGCTCGTCGAGACGCCGTGGTTCAACAAGTCGTCCATCGCGAGGCCCATCAAAGCCGCCGAGCCGCCGGTGGAGCCTGTCGTCGCCGCGAAGGACGGCGGCGACAAGGACGAGCCGGAGACGCTGAACGCGTTCCACCTGATATCCCAATCCGCGGGGTTCGACCTCTCGCCGCTGTTCGAGGGGGACTCGGCGAGGGGGCCGCGGGAGGGCGGCATGCGGTTCGCGACGCGGGAGCCGGCGAGCAGCGTGGTGTCCCgcctcgaggagcttgcggcccgcggcggcgggcggATGCGGGTGACCAAGAGCGGCGCCCGCGGCGTGCGGCTCGAGGGCGCCGAGCGCAGCGGGCCCAAggggcggctcgcggtggccgCCGAGATCTTCAGCGTGGCGCCGTCCGTGCTCGTGGTCGACGTCAAGAAGGACGGCGGCGACACCCTCGAGTACCGCTCCTTCTGCAGCGAGGAGCTCCGGCCGGCGCTCAAGGATATCGTCTGGGCCGCCGACCCcaagcccgccgccgccgtcgtctgA
- the LOC133895130 gene encoding uncharacterized protein LOC133895130, protein MVQRFCGHYARAVRNRRSGTIEPDTIAAACQMFQAAENKELTLLPCWVELRHHPKWQSEALRKKKKTSAAGNPASAQHVESSPGVNVPEGVAAGPSSGGPRLKWSPGRNCSKEVARGSSSSNSASGPMIEIFDCQSAMKEKVEKDRAERFAEMMRIE, encoded by the exons ATGGTGCAGAGGTTCTGCGGGCATTATGCTAGGGCCGTGCGTAATAGGAGGAGTGGGACGATCGAGCCCGACACG ATTGCGGCGGCATGTCAGATGTTCCAGGCTGCGGAAAACAAGGAGCTCACGTTGCTGCCTTGTTGGGTGGAGTTGAGGCATCATCCCAAGTGGCAATCCGAGGCCTTgcgcaagaagaagaagacctcCGCTGCAGGCAACCCCGCATCAGCGCAGCACGTTGAGTCTTCTCCCGGGGTGAACGTACCCGAAGGTGTAGCTGCAGGACCTTCCAGTGGTGGTCCACGTCTGAAATGGTCACCTGGCCGCAATTGCTCGAAGGAGGTTGCCCGCGGTTCTTCCTCCTCGAACTCAGCTTCTGGGCCCATGATAGAGATATTTGACTGCCAGTCGGCCATGAAAGAGAAGGTTGAGAAGGACAGGGCGGAGAGATTTGCTGAGATGATGAGAATAGAGTAG
- the LOC133895131 gene encoding uncharacterized protein LOC133895131, which translates to MLAYDALADSLDECLRLVESTIIESMSQFVRAVVEVFSNEYLRALNEEDIARLLAINERRGFPGMLGSIDCMHWRWKNCSLNNINVLHRSHLLDNLAASEAPKVQYSINGQYYLTDGIYPEWATFVKPIQSTVGRKQQHFVVQKAAA; encoded by the exons ATGCTAGCATACGATGCTCTTGCAGACTCTCTGGATGAGTGCCTCCGGCTAGTGGAGAGCACCATCATTGAGAGCATGAGCCAGTTTGTTCGTGCTGTCGTCGAGGTGTTCAGCAATGAGTACCTCCGTGCTCTGAACGAGGAGGACATTGCTCGCTTGCTTGCTATCAACGAGCGAAgagggttccccgggatgctGGGAAGCATTGACTGCatgcattggaggtggaagaact GTTCTCTAAACAACATCAACGTGCTGCACCGATCACATCTCCTTGACAATCTTGCCGCTAGCGAGGCACCAAAGGTACAATACTCCATTAATGGACAGTACTACCTTACAGACGGCATCTATCCGGAGTGGGCTACGTTCGTGAAGCCCATACAATCTACAGTCGGGAGGAAGCAGCAACACTTCGTGGTTCAAAAGGCGGCAGCATGA